TGTGCAAATTCCAACTGACGGCAATGAATTCCTTGTCGCCGGTGCACGGCACGCTAGGCAAGGTATCGTCGGGTCGCATCGCTCGACCATCTTCACGCGAGTTCATCACCCGCTCACTGGTCCACGATGCTCGCCTGTACGCGATAGATGAGTTGCGGGCCATGGTCCACCAGCTTCCACGATACCGTTTGCCCGGGCGGCACGACCAGGCCGGGATGGACAGCGGTGACTCGGCGCGGCTGCGGTGGCAGCGCACAACCGTCGGCGCTCTGCGCGGCACGCGGATCCTCGAAGATCTCCTGCACGTCCAGCGACAGGACTGCCTTGTCGCCGTCGACGTGGGTCGGCGACACGGTCAGCGTGCGCGATAACTTGATGTTGGTCACCAGTTGGTTCTGGCAGCCGCTCTCATGCACGACGCTGCGCTTGTGCGTCTGCGACTTCGCTTGGCCGACCGTGGTCGTTGCGCCAAAATGGTCGACGCTGCGCCCATCCTGCACGACTTCAACATCCCAGCGCACCTTCGGCGGGCCATCCTGCGCGTATGCCATGGCGGCGGCCGAGGCCAGCAGCACGCCTGTGGCAAGGGGACGAAGAGCATTCAACAGACTTGTCATAAGGGATTCCGACCTGGATCGCCACGATGGGTTCATGCTCCGCACGGCGCCCAAGTTCTGCATGCGCGAAACAGTCATGATAGCGGGGTTTGGCCACGCGCGCGGGCACGACGCGGCGTTGGCAGCAGCGCCGCGCGACTGCTAGCTTGCACAACTTATTGACGCCGATACACTGAATTGGCGCCGCGCGGGGCGGCATGGCAGCAGAGGAGGTGAATATGACTACCGCTATGGTCAGGCAGGAAATCGCGGTGGCGGCATTCAAGCCGATCGTATGACTTAACCCAGGTCGAGACGGCCTTGCATGACTTGTCCGATGGCGCCAGCGAGGCGCTGCGAAGCACCTACGAGAAAATGCTGAAAGTTGGCGCATTGCGCTTTTGCGTCAAGCCCAACCGGTTGCCGTCAATCGATGCGCTCCTTGACGAGTCCCCGAACTTTAACGAGCCGCTGGAGGACGTGCGCAAGCAGATTGCGCTGGTGGCCGAGACCGACGACAGGCTCGAACTGATGCCCATGCTCCTGCTGGGCGAACCCGGCATCGGCAAGACGCACTTTGCCCGGCAACTCGCGCGCCTGGTCGGCACTGGCTATCACTATGTCGCGATGAGCTCGCTCACGGCGGGCTGGATCCTGTCCGGGGCGTCATCGCAGTGGAAAAACGCCAAGCCAGGCAAGGTCTTCGATGCGCTGGTCAACGGCGCTTATGCGAACCCGCTGGTGCTGGTCGACGAAATCGACAAGGCCGGCGGCGATGCACAGTACGATCCACTCGGCGCGCTGTATGCGCTGCTCGAGCACGACACCGCGCAGTCGTTCATCGACGAGTTTGCCGAAGTGCCCATCGATGCATCCAGTGTTCTTTGGGTGGCCACGGCCAACGACGTGCATCGCATTCCGGAGCCGATCCTAAACCGGATGAACGTCTATGAGATCCCGGCGCCGGATCGCGATGGCGCGCGCCGTATTGCCCAGTCGATCTACTCGGAGATCCGCGAATCGCACGCATGGGGCGCGCGTTTTCCGCCAGCGCTCGAAGAGGCGCCGCTGGACGTGCTGTCCACCTTGTCGCCGCGCGCGATGCGGCGCGCCATCGTACACGGCTTCGGCAATGCGCGGCTGGCGGGGCGCAATGCGGTGAGCGCACACGACGTGGTACTCGATCGCCACGCACACAGACGCTCGATCGGTTTCTGACGCTGCCCGGGCCGCGCGCCGCGCGGCGGCTAGAGCAGCCGCACGAGCAGCGAGCCCAGCAGCGTCAACAGCAGCGTTGACATGAATGGCAACGGCAGGCGGCGGTCGCGCCAGCTGAGCGTGAAGTCCCCGGGCAAGCGACCGATGCCCAGGCGGGCGAGCCAGGGCCAACTCGCGCTGAGGATCGCGGTTGCAATGAAGGTGGTGAGCAGCCAGCGGAACATGGATAGGCCAGCCTCAGGGGTCACAGCATGTGCGAACGGTCGCCGCGCTCAAACGCGTCCAGTGCGCCATCAAAGCCACGGCAAAACGCAATTACTTTGAACAGCTCGCCCATCTCCGCCTCGGACAGCAGCTTCTGTACCGCATTGGCCGCAGGCAGGAAGCGGGCTGGGTCAGCCGGATCCAGTTGCGCAAGCGAGTCCGTAATGCCCGCGTTCATCAGAAAGCGCGCTTGCGACGTGTATCCGAGCAAATGCGCGCCCGCGTCGCGGGCTGCCTGCCCGATGGCGCTGAACTGCACATGCGCGGTGATGTCCTGCAAGCCGGGGTAGAGGAACGGATCGCCGTGTGCGCGGTGCCGGTAGTGGCACATCAGCGTGCCCTCCGTGCGCTGCGGATGGTAATACTCAGCGGCCGGGAAACCATAGTCGACGAACAGCGCGGCGCCGCGGCCGAGCGCCGAGCACACGGTGTGCACAAACGCGGCTGCCGCTTCGTGTGTCTCGGTCACGTAGTCGTGCCGGCCAGGGACGCACGCCAGTGTGGCCGGCACAGCGGTGGCGGCCAGTGGCCGGTCGGCGAACACAAAGCGACTCGCATCCGCCAAAGTGACGCCGCGTTCATGCCAGCAGCCATCCTGCCGCGCGAACAGTCGCACCGGCATGGCGTCCAGCACCTCGTTGCCGACGATCACGCCATCCACGCGCTCGGGCAGCGCATCGATCCATTCGACGCAGGAGGCGAACTGCGGTGCCGTCTGCGCAATGCACTCGCGCTGACGCGCGCGCAGCTCGCCGGACAATTCCACGATCGTGTAGCGCGTGCACCCGACACCGAGCGCATGCAACGTGCGCAGCAGGCCGGCGGCGAACTTACCGGTTCCCGCCCCGAATTCGACGACATGACGCGTGCCGGTGGCGCCGAGCACGTCGGCCACCGGCTTGGCGAACGTCTGCGCAAACAGCGGCGAGAGTTCCGGTGCCGTGATGAAGTCGCTACCGTCGTCGGGGCCGCGGCCGAACTTGACCGAGCCGCCGCTGTAGTAACCCAGGCCCGGTGTATAGAGCGCGAGTTCCATGTACCGATCGAATGGCAGCCAGCCTCCGGCCGCGCAGATTTGCTTGGCGATGTGCTGCACTAACGCGCGCAAATGGGCGAGCGCGGTATCGCCAGGAACAGGTAAACTATTAGGTTGCGTCGTATTCGGCTTCATTCCGGCATTGTAAATGAGCGACCCGTCGTGCGCCGGTCAGCATCCGGCTTCCCCCTCTTGTGCGCCGCCCGCGCGCCGTGCCGCACTGGTAACCGGCGCGGCACGGCGCATCGGCCGTGCGCTGGCGCTCGGCATGGCCGCGCGAGGCTGGGACATTGCACTCCACTACCATACGTCCGAGGCCGACGCGCAGTCGCTGGTCGCCGACATCCAGGCGCTGGGCCGGCGTGCTGTCGCGTTGCGCGCCGATCTGGCCGACGAGGCGCAGGTGCGGCGCCTGGTGCCTGATAGCATCGCCGCGCTCGGGCGCATCGAATGCGTGGTGAACAACGCGTCGCTGTTTGACGAGGATACGGCAGCCACGTTCGGATACGGCAAATTGCTGAACATGACGGCGATCAATGTCGGCGCGCCGCTAACGCTTGCGCGGGCACTGCACGAATCGATGCCGGAGGCGGCGCGCGACGACGAGACGTTGCGCGGCTCGGTCATCAACGTGCTCGACCAGAAGCTGTACAACATGAATCCGGACTATCTGTCGTATACGTTGACGAAAGCCGCGCTGCAGGCGGCCACCGTGGCGCTGGCCCAGGCGCTCGCGCCGAAGCTGCGGGTCGTGGCCGTCGCGCCCGGACTTACGCTGCGCTCCGGTAGTCAGACCGATGAAAGCTTTGTCGACGCGCATCGGCGCACGCCGCTTGGACGCGCATCGACGCCGGCCGACGTGGTCGAGGCGGTGTGCTACCTGGCCGACGCGCGCGGTGTGACGGGTGCGACGCTGCTGGTCGATGGCGGCCAGCACCTCGTGCCGTCGCCGCGCGACGTGATGTTTATGACGGGTGCGTGAGCGCGATGCGTGCGTGCCTACTGCCGGGCCGAGCCGTGTCGCGCGGCCACTGCCCCCACTTTTGACTGGATCGCCCATGCTCTCCGCCCTTTCGCACCCGAGCCTCGCAGACTGTCGACGCCTGTTCCTGCGCAACTACGAGCTTTACATCAACATTGGCGTGCATGATTTCGAGAAACGCGCCGAGCAGCGCGTCATCGTCAACATCGACCTGTTCGTGCCGCTGGCCGAATCGACGCCGCGCGCCGACAAGCTGGCCGAAGTCGTGGACTACGATTTCATGCGCTCGACCATTGCCCAACGGGTCTCGCGCGGGCACGTCCATTTACAAGAAACGTTTTGCGATGACGTTGCCGCCGCGATGCTGGCGCATCCGAAAGTGCGAGCGGTGCGCGTATCGACCGAGAAGCCGGACGTCTACTCCGATTGCGAGTCGGTGGGCGTCGAAGTCATCCGTATCAAGGAAGCCTGACATGCATGCACCCGAGACCGGCGTGCGGGTCTTGACCCGTCGCGAGCAGAAACAGGCCTACGAAAACAACAAGCTGTTCAAGCGGCTGGCCCGGCAGACCGGCCAGGCCATTGCTGACTACAACATGATCGAGGCCGGCGACAAGGTGATGGTCTGCGTGTCCGGCGGCAAGGACAGCTATGCGTTGCTGGACATCCTGCTGCGGCTGCGCGAGCGAGCGCCGATCGATTTCGACATTGTCGCGGTCAATTTAGATCAGAAGCAGCCCGGGTTTCCCGCGCATGTGCTGCCCGAGTATCTCGCGGCACGCGGCGTGCCGTTTCATGTCGAGAATCAGGACACGTACAGCATCGTCAAGCGCCTCGTGCCCGAGGGTAAGACGACGTGCTCGCTGTGCTCGCGGCTGCGGCGCGGCATCCTATACCGCGTCGCGGGTGAGTTGGGTGCGACCAAGATCGCGCTTGGCCACCACCGCGACGATATTCTGCAGACCGTGCTGCTAAACATGTTTTACGGCGGCAAGCTCAAGGGCATGCCACCGAAGCTGCAGTCCGACGATGGCAAGCACATCGTGATCCGGCCGCTTGCCTATGTGAAGGAGCATGATTTGGAGAAATATGCGCAATTGCGTGAATTTCCCATCATCCCATGCAATCTGTGCGGCAGCCAGCCGAACCTGAAGCGCGCCGAGATGAAGATGTTGCTACAGGAATGGGACAAGCGCTTCCCCGGACGGGTGGACAACATGTTCAGTGCACTGGCCGACGTCGTGCCGTCGCACCTGATGGATCATCGGCTGTTTCCGTTCGCCGAGCTACGCGCGACGGGCGTGGCCGATCCGCACGGCGACATCGCGTTCGACGACGAACCCTGTGCCATGCCCGACAGCGGCACCGTGCCGATCGTGCCATTGGACGCGCTGTGAAGCCGCAACGCTGGCACGCTATGTGTGGGTTGCACGACGGAATGCAGTAAGCCCGATGCTAAAATCGGCCCTTCAAGACTCGTTGGACGTTGACGCCGTGAATATCGTCATTCTTGCAGCCGGCATGGGCAAGCGCATGCATTCCGCGCGGCCGAAGGTGCTGCATTCACTGGCTGGCCGGCCATTGCTGTCCCATGTCATCGACACGGCGCGCGCGCTGGCGCCGAGCCGGCTCGTCGTGGTGGTCGGGCATGGCGCCCAGGCCGTGCGCGAGGCTGTCGCCGCGCCCGATATCCAGTTTGCCCTGCAGGCCGAGCAACGGGGTACCGGTCACGCGGTTCAACAGGCGCTGCCGTTCATCGATCCGGCACTGCCCACGCTGGTGCTGTACGGCGACGTGCCGCTCACGCGCGCCTCGACGCTGCGGCGCCTGGCCGACGCGGCAGCCAACGGCCGCTATGGGGTGCTGACCGTCACGCTGGACGACCCGCACGGTTATGGTCGCATCGTGCGTGATGGCGCCGGACGCATCACACGGATCATCGAGCAAAAGGATGCCGCCCCGTGGCAACGGGAAATCCGCGAGGTCAACACGGGCATCGTCATCTCGCCGAGCGGGCGGCTTGATGCGTGGCTGAGCGCGTTGACCAACGACAACGCGCAGCGCGAGTTCTACTTGACCGACGTCGTCGAGCGCGCGATCGAAGACGGTGTCGAGGTCGTCGGTGTGCAGCCGGACGACGTGTGGGAGACGCTCGGCGTGAACAGCAAGCGACAATTAGCTGACTTGGAGCGCGTCTACCAGCGCAACGAGGCACTGCGACTGCTGGACGCTGGCGTCACGGTGACCGATCCGTCGCGCATTGACGTGCGCGGCACGCTGGCGTGCGGCACCGAGGTGTCGATCGACGTCAACTGCGTGTTCGAAGGACAAGTCGTGCTTGGTGATCACGTCAGCATCGGGCCGAACTGCGTGATCCGCGAGGCGACGATCGCCGCTGGCACGCGCGTGGACGCGTTCACGCATGTCGACGGCGCGCACGTGGGCGAGAACGTCGTGCTCGGCCCGTATGCGCGACTGCGTCCCGGGGCTGTGTTGTCCAGCGACGCGCATGTGGGCAACTTCGTCGAGGTCAAGAACGCGGTGCTCGGGCAGGGCGCGAAGGCCAACCATTTGAGCTATATCGGCGACGCCGACGTCGGGGCGCGTGTGAACATCGGTGCCGGGACAATCACCTGCAACTATGACGGCGCGCACAAGCATCGCACCCTGATCGGCGATGACGTATTCGTTGGCTCCGATACGCAGCTTGTCGCACCGGTCGTCGTGGGTTCGGGCTCGACCATCGCAGCTGGCACCACCGTCTGGCGCGACGTGCCCGCCGGGGCACTGGTGTTGAACGAGAAAACGCAGGTCGCGAAGCCAGGGTACGCGCGACCGACCAAGAAAAAGGCCTGAATGCACGGCGCCTGATGAGACGGCCCGACGCTCACCCTCCATTTTCCACGGACAAACATCATGTGCGGCATTGTCGGCGCGGTAGCGCAACGTAACATCGTCCCGATCCTCGTCGAGGGGTTGCGACGTCTCGAATACCGCGGCTACGACTCGTGTGGTGTGGCCGCCATCGTCGATGGCACCGCCCGGCGCGCCCGCAGCGTATCGCGCGTGACGGACCTCGACCAGCAAATCCGCGACACGCAATTGGCCGGCGAAACCGGCATCGCGCATACGCGCTGGGCGACGCATGGGGCGCCGGTCACGCACAATGCGCATCCGATCTTCTCGCACGACACGATTGCGCTGGTTCACAACGGCATCATCGAAAACTATGAAACCCTGCGTGAAGGCTTGCGCGCGAACGGTTACGAGTTCGTGACGCAGACCGACACCGAGGTCATCGCCCACCTCATCTACAGCCTGTATCGCGGTGACTTGTTCGCTGCCGTGCGCGAAGCGGTGAAGCAGTTGCATGGTGCCTACGCGATCGCCGTGTTCTCGAAAGACCAGCCGCATCGGGTATGCGGCGCGCGCGCCGGCTCGCCGCTGGTGGTCGGGCTGGGCCAACAGGAGAACTTCCTGGCCTCGGATGCGCTCGCGCTGGCGGGCAGCACCGACCGCTTCATTTTTCTCGAGGAAGGCGACGTGGTCGAATTGACGCTGGACGGCGTGCGGATCGCGGACCGCGACGGCGGCCTCGTGCAGCGGGAGATACGCACCGTCAACGCGTATGGCGGCGCGGTGGAGCTTGGGCCGTACCGGCACTTCATGCAAAAGGAGATTTTTGAGCAGCCGCGGGCGATCTCCGACACGATGGCGCAGACCGACGCATTCGATCCCGAGCTGTTCGGCGCTGGCGCCGGTGACGTGTTCCACGGGATCGACAGCCTGCTGATCCTTGCGTGCGGTACCAGTTACTACTCCGGCTTGACGGCAAAGTACTGGCTTGAATCGATCGCGAAAATCCCCACGCAAGTCGAGATCGCAAGCGAGTATCGCTATCGTGACTCCGTGCCGAACCCCCGGTCACTGGTCGTAGTGATTTCCCAGTCCGGCGAGACGGCGGACACGCTCGCCGCGCTCAAGCATGCGCAGGCGCTCGGACACGCACATACGCTGGCGATTTGCAACGTGGCGAGCAGCGCGATGGTACGGCTCACTGCGCTGCGCTTGCTGACGCACGCGGGCACCGAAATCGGCGTGGCGTCGACCAAGGCGTTCACCACGCAGCTCGTTGCCCTGTTCGTGCTCGCGGTGACGCTGGGGCGGCTGCGTGGGCATGTCGACGCGAGTCTTCAGGCGCATTACCTAAAGCAGCTGCGGCACCTGCCGGCGGCGCTCAATAGCGTGCTCGCACTCGAGCCGCAGATCATCGCGTGGGCAGAGGAATTTTCGCGCAAGGAAAACGCGCTGTTCCTCGGCAGGGGCATGCATTATCCGATTGCGCTCGAAGGCGCGTTGAAGCTGAAGGAAATCTCGTATATCCACGCCGAGGCGTATCCGGCCGGCGAACTCAAGCATGGACCACTCGCACTGGTGACCGAAGCAATGCCAGTGGTCACCGTCGCGCCGAACGATGCGCTGCTGGAAAAACTGAAGTCCAATATCCAGGAAGTGCGCGCACGGGGTGGCCAGTTGTATGTGTTTGCTGACGCGGATACGCGAATCGTCAACGATGAAGGCTTGCATGTGATCCGGATGCCCGAACATTATGGGTTGCTATCGCCGATCCTGCATGTGGTGCCATTGCAATTGCTCGCGTATCACACTGCCTGCGCGCGCGGCACCGACGTGGACAAGCCGCGAAATCTGGCTAAGTCGGTGACGGTGGAGTAAGGGAGGATGGAGGACACCAGTGCCGGCGCGGCGTGTGCCGCACGCGCCGGATCGATCGCCGCTGCGCTGCATGGCGCAGGTTGACCCATGGCTAAAAAACGGGGAATATCGCGCAACGGCCGGCCTGTCTCGCTTCTACCCGGCGACGCGTGCTGATGTGTATCGGGCTGACCGATGGCTCCTACCGGAGCCTAGCGGCATGGGCGAGCAACACCGGTGATTACCTCAAGGTCCTCCTCGAACCATTCGCCGACTCTCCGTCTTGCATTGAGCCCGGACACCCGAACATTGCCGGACTTCAAGCTGCACAAAAGTATTCATCCGCTCAAGCCACCCAGCAGGTCGTCATAGCAAGTAGCCGCGGCGCGGTGGATTGACGCAAGCCACTGCGGTATGGGCCACTGCGGTATGGGCCACTGCGGTATGGGTTGCTGCGGCGTGGATTGTTGCAACGCAGGTTGCTCGTAGCGTGGGCTTGCCGCAGTTCATTAGGTTGAAAGGTGCGCTGCTGTAGCGCGAATCAGACGGCTGTGCTCGGTTTCGCACACTGTCGGCGGTTTCGGTGGTGCAGGATATGGACCGAGAACGGCGCGCGGGCCACATCGTGCGCCATCTGGTGCGCACAGGAGACCAAAGAAAACCAAATAGGCAAGACGATGAATGCGCTAATCGAAGACTCGAGCCGGGGCCCGGCGATACTGCCGGTCGCGCTGCGTGCAGCGACTCGTGAGGAGTACGGATATTTCTTTCACCTGTACCGGAATGCCCTGAGCGGCTACTTCAGGCAGACGCTGGGTTGGGAGGATGATTTTCGCCGGGCGGCGTTTCGAGTGAGCTACCCGATTGCACGATGCCAAGCCATCGTGGTTGACGGCGTGTCGCGGGCGGCAGGGGTGTTGTCCACACAGGTGTGCGAAGACGGCGGGGTGGAGGTCGCGCTGCTGTTAGTAGATCCGGCATGCCAGCGCCGGGGGATTGGCGCGACTCTACTGCACCGTGTATGTGACGCCGCCCATCGTGAAGGCCGCGCGGTCAAGCTGCAGACTTTCAAGCTCAACGAGCGCGCCGCGCGATTCTATCTGCGTCAAGGGTTCCAAATTGTCACCGAAGATGAGTATTATTTACACTTCCGGCGTGTACCATGCGGCGCCGACCCAACGGTCGCGGCCCCGCTGTCGGCGTGCGTTGACGCGCCGTCGCGTTGAAACGCGGCTCGACGCCGGCCGTGACCACGCGGCAGTCGGCCGGCCCATTGAGCACGGTCAATCGAGCGTCAGCACGATACGCCCGTCGACCTTACCTTCGCGCAGCTTGCCAAACACCAAATTGATGTTCTCCAGTCGTTCGTGGTGGATGTGCGCGTGCACCAGCCCCTGCGCCGCGAAATCGAGCGCTTCCTGCAGGTCGCGCCGCGTACCGACGATCGAGCCGCGTACGGTGATGGCATTGAGCACCGTCGAAAAAATCGGCAGTGGAAA
This sequence is a window from Mycetohabitans rhizoxinica HKI 454. Protein-coding genes within it:
- a CDS encoding DUF2905 domain-containing protein: MFRWLLTTFIATAILSASWPWLARLGIGRLPGDFTLSWRDRRLPLPFMSTLLLTLLGSLLVRLL
- a CDS encoding dihydroneopterin aldolase, with the translated sequence MLSALSHPSLADCRRLFLRNYELYINIGVHDFEKRAEQRVIVNIDLFVPLAESTPRADKLAEVVDYDFMRSTIAQRVSRGHVHLQETFCDDVAAAMLAHPKVRAVRVSTEKPDVYSDCESVGVEVIRIKEA
- a CDS encoding GNAT family N-acetyltransferase is translated as MNALIEDSSRGPAILPVALRAATREEYGYFFHLYRNALSGYFRQTLGWEDDFRRAAFRVSYPIARCQAIVVDGVSRAAGVLSTQVCEDGGVEVALLLVDPACQRRGIGATLLHRVCDAAHREGRAVKLQTFKLNERAARFYLRQGFQIVTEDEYYLHFRRVPCGADPTVAAPLSACVDAPSR
- a CDS encoding SDR family oxidoreductase yields the protein MSDPSCAGQHPASPSCAPPARRAALVTGAARRIGRALALGMAARGWDIALHYHTSEADAQSLVADIQALGRRAVALRADLADEAQVRRLVPDSIAALGRIECVVNNASLFDEDTAATFGYGKLLNMTAINVGAPLTLARALHESMPEAARDDETLRGSVINVLDQKLYNMNPDYLSYTLTKAALQAATVALAQALAPKLRVVAVAPGLTLRSGSQTDESFVDAHRRTPLGRASTPADVVEAVCYLADARGVTGATLLVDGGQHLVPSPRDVMFMTGA
- a CDS encoding class I SAM-dependent methyltransferase, which encodes MKPNTTQPNSLPVPGDTALAHLRALVQHIAKQICAAGGWLPFDRYMELALYTPGLGYYSGGSVKFGRGPDDGSDFITAPELSPLFAQTFAKPVADVLGATGTRHVVEFGAGTGKFAAGLLRTLHALGVGCTRYTIVELSGELRARQRECIAQTAPQFASCVEWIDALPERVDGVIVGNEVLDAMPVRLFARQDGCWHERGVTLADASRFVFADRPLAATAVPATLACVPGRHDYVTETHEAAAAFVHTVCSALGRGAALFVDYGFPAAEYYHPQRTEGTLMCHYRHRAHGDPFLYPGLQDITAHVQFSAIGQAARDAGAHLLGYTSQARFLMNAGITDSLAQLDPADPARFLPAANAVQKLLSEAEMGELFKVIAFCRGFDGALDAFERGDRSHML
- the glmS gene encoding glutamine--fructose-6-phosphate transaminase (isomerizing) — encoded protein: MCGIVGAVAQRNIVPILVEGLRRLEYRGYDSCGVAAIVDGTARRARSVSRVTDLDQQIRDTQLAGETGIAHTRWATHGAPVTHNAHPIFSHDTIALVHNGIIENYETLREGLRANGYEFVTQTDTEVIAHLIYSLYRGDLFAAVREAVKQLHGAYAIAVFSKDQPHRVCGARAGSPLVVGLGQQENFLASDALALAGSTDRFIFLEEGDVVELTLDGVRIADRDGGLVQREIRTVNAYGGAVELGPYRHFMQKEIFEQPRAISDTMAQTDAFDPELFGAGAGDVFHGIDSLLILACGTSYYSGLTAKYWLESIAKIPTQVEIASEYRYRDSVPNPRSLVVVISQSGETADTLAALKHAQALGHAHTLAICNVASSAMVRLTALRLLTHAGTEIGVASTKAFTTQLVALFVLAVTLGRLRGHVDASLQAHYLKQLRHLPAALNSVLALEPQIIAWAEEFSRKENALFLGRGMHYPIALEGALKLKEISYIHAEAYPAGELKHGPLALVTEAMPVVTVAPNDALLEKLKSNIQEVRARGGQLYVFADADTRIVNDEGLHVIRMPEHYGLLSPILHVVPLQLLAYHTACARGTDVDKPRNLAKSVTVE
- the ttcA gene encoding tRNA 2-thiocytidine(32) synthetase TtcA, with the protein product MHAPETGVRVLTRREQKQAYENNKLFKRLARQTGQAIADYNMIEAGDKVMVCVSGGKDSYALLDILLRLRERAPIDFDIVAVNLDQKQPGFPAHVLPEYLAARGVPFHVENQDTYSIVKRLVPEGKTTCSLCSRLRRGILYRVAGELGATKIALGHHRDDILQTVLLNMFYGGKLKGMPPKLQSDDGKHIVIRPLAYVKEHDLEKYAQLREFPIIPCNLCGSQPNLKRAEMKMLLQEWDKRFPGRVDNMFSALADVVPSHLMDHRLFPFAELRATGVADPHGDIAFDDEPCAMPDSGTVPIVPLDAL
- the glmU gene encoding bifunctional UDP-N-acetylglucosamine diphosphorylase/glucosamine-1-phosphate N-acetyltransferase GlmU, which translates into the protein MNIVILAAGMGKRMHSARPKVLHSLAGRPLLSHVIDTARALAPSRLVVVVGHGAQAVREAVAAPDIQFALQAEQRGTGHAVQQALPFIDPALPTLVLYGDVPLTRASTLRRLADAAANGRYGVLTVTLDDPHGYGRIVRDGAGRITRIIEQKDAAPWQREIREVNTGIVISPSGRLDAWLSALTNDNAQREFYLTDVVERAIEDGVEVVGVQPDDVWETLGVNSKRQLADLERVYQRNEALRLLDAGVTVTDPSRIDVRGTLACGTEVSIDVNCVFEGQVVLGDHVSIGPNCVIREATIAAGTRVDAFTHVDGAHVGENVVLGPYARLRPGAVLSSDAHVGNFVEVKNAVLGQGAKANHLSYIGDADVGARVNIGAGTITCNYDGAHKHRTLIGDDVFVGSDTQLVAPVVVGSGSTIAAGTTVWRDVPAGALVLNEKTQVAKPGYARPTKKKA